Genomic segment of Candidatus Ancaeobacter aquaticus:
CTGACCCCGGCTATGTGTGCAAATGACCCATAGTGAAAACGAAATCCCGTAATTACCTCATCAAAAATAAGAAGCGATTTGTATTTTTTTGTTATCCTTCTTACCGCCCGGAGATACTTCTCGTTTGGTGCAGTAACCCCATAGTTACCCCCTACCGGTTCAATAATCACTGCTGCAATATCATCTCCATGTTTTTTAAATAATTGCTCTAATTTTTCACTATTACCATATTCTGTAACAAGCGTATGTCTCACAAAATCCCGAGGCACACCATCACTTAATGATATCTTCTGTGTTGCCAGGCCTGATCCTCCTTCAACCAAGAGATAATCAGCGTGACCATGGTATGAATGTGCACATTTGACTATTTTATTTTTTTTCGTGTATCCTCGCGCTAAACGGATAGCTCCCATAACCGCTTCTGTCCCGGAATTAACAAACCGTATTTTTTCAATTGGCGGCACAGCATCTATAATCATCTTTGCAAGCTCAACCTCTTTACCGTGTGTGCTTCCAAAATGAAATCCATCAGGAAGTGACGTTTTCAACGCATCCACTACACTCTTTTTTGCATGACCTAATATCACTGCACCAAATGAAAGCACATAATCAATATAAGACTTACCGTCATAATCAAAAAGAGTTGAACCTCTTCCCTTTTTAAACAGGATAGGAGATATTCCCGCGTAACGGAATGATCGCACGGGACTATCTACCCCGCCAACCAGATACTTTTGAGCTTGTATGTGTAGTGATTTATTTGTCATTATAATCTCTAATCGCTAGCGCAATATCTTTTGCATGATACGTAATTATGTAATCTGCACCTGCTCGTTTCATTGAGTGCATGATTTCATTTACCATGCCGTCTTCATCCCAGAGCCCCATTGCGCTCCCATTTTTTACCAATGTATATTCACCGCTTACGTTATATACAGCAAGCGGATGATTATATGTATCTTTTGCTTTTCGGACTATATCTAGGTATCCTAATCCAGGTTTCACCATGACAATATCTGCCCCTTCATCGATATCGCGAGAGATCTTATCCAGCGCCTTTTCACTCCTTCGGGGATCTAATTGATATGCACTTCTATTACCAAATTTCGGTGCTGAGTCAGCTATTTCCCTAAAAGGCCCATAAAAATGTGACGCAAACTTTGCCGAATATCCCATTATTTTTGTATGCGTAAAACCATTTTGA
This window contains:
- a CDS encoding glutamate-1-semialdehyde 2,1-aminomutase → MTNKSLHIQAQKYLVGGVDSPVRSFRYAGISPILFKKGRGSTLFDYDGKSYIDYVLSFGAVILGHAKKSVVDALKTSLPDGFHFGSTHGKEVELAKMIIDAVPPIEKIRFVNSGTEAVMGAIRLARGYTKKNKIVKCAHSYHGHADYLLVEGGSGLATQKISLSDGVPRDFVRHTLVTEYGNSEKLEQLFKKHGDDIAAVIIEPVGGNYGVTAPNEKYLRAVRRITKKYKSLLIFDEVITGFRFHYGSFAHIAGVSPDIICLGKIIGGGLPIGAYGGKNQIMKHLAPLGNVYQASTFGGNHIVMSSGVSTLLELKRLRACYKRIAQMVAELSQTINDQGKKYNKKIKATSYGTMFSVRCGSQKLFQKMYKGLLDGGIYFAPSEYEANFISFSHTRSDLERTKRVIHTVIKNL